The Thalassotalea nanhaiensis genome has a window encoding:
- a CDS encoding SDR family NAD(P)-dependent oxidoreductase: MSNKFDGKYALITGAGSGIGQSTAIKLAQQGAHIIIVDLDIDAANATKELIEKFDGNASSYQCDIANNVQVKDVIGTILKNNAIDILINNAGIAHVGNIENTSEDDLDRVYNVNVKGAYNMMSAVIGSMKERKSGVILNLASIAASVGIEDRFAYSMSKGAVLTMTYSVARDYINDGIRCNCISPGRVHTPFVDNFIEKNYPDNQEEVFAKLSKSQPIGRMGKVEEMAALISYLCSDDAAFITGSNFPIDGGFVTLNN; this comes from the coding sequence ATGAGTAATAAGTTTGATGGAAAATATGCATTAATTACTGGTGCGGGTAGCGGAATTGGTCAAAGCACAGCAATAAAACTTGCTCAGCAGGGAGCACATATCATTATTGTCGATCTAGATATTGATGCTGCCAATGCAACAAAAGAACTGATTGAGAAATTTGACGGCAACGCGAGTAGTTACCAATGCGACATCGCAAATAATGTTCAAGTAAAAGATGTTATTGGCACAATTTTAAAGAACAATGCCATTGATATTCTTATTAACAATGCTGGCATTGCTCATGTTGGTAATATAGAGAATACCAGCGAAGACGATTTAGACCGTGTTTATAATGTGAACGTGAAAGGCGCATACAATATGATGTCGGCAGTTATAGGCTCAATGAAAGAGCGCAAGTCTGGCGTTATTCTAAACCTGGCCTCAATAGCAGCATCGGTTGGTATTGAAGACCGATTTGCCTATTCAATGAGTAAAGGTGCAGTGCTTACCATGACTTACTCTGTTGCCAGAGATTATATTAATGACGGCATCCGTTGTAACTGCATCTCTCCAGGTCGAGTTCATACCCCATTTGTTGATAATTTCATCGAGAAAAATTACCCAGACAATCAAGAGGAAGTGTTTGCCAAGTTATCTAAAAGCCAACCAATTGGCCGTATGGGTAAAGTGGAAGAAATGGCGGCTTTGATTAGCTATTTATGCTCTGATGATGCCGCATTTATCACTGGCAGCAATTTCCCGATTGATGGCGGTTTTGTCACTCTGAACAACTAG
- a CDS encoding bifunctional protein-serine/threonine kinase/phosphatase, with translation MSANEVKNIEKNLSVTAQLQLHFGGYSCAGKKAENQDAFAAFIPKASELSSKGAVAAIADGVSSASKAAEAAQLAVTQFIEQYYSTPQTWSTRKSAAKVLTSLNQWLYSQTDSISGQAQQWLTTFSAFIVKSSTGYIFHLGDTRISVYKNQQLEIITSDHNRKQGANNAVLTRALGADSRLQVDVHQVDIQNGDIYALTCDGVHDYVSAKYVKQQLSTLPKHPSNIELEQLSKQIVEYAIEQGSDDNVSCLLVYIHTTPNRQTQEIERNLLSRRIPPALNVGTKLDGYKIAKIIHASHRSHLYLAQHEEQSTPVVLKVPSQNFADDTIYLQGFMREAWVGERIKHSNIMRVKSDQKDSRFLYHVCEYIEGQTLSEWMFDNPKPSIAQVREIVSQVIAALRTFQRLELVHRDLKPDNIMIDKFGQVKLIDYGTALIASLDENNDTLTETVPQGSLNYIAPETLLELSATNVSDIFSLGVICYEMLCGELPYKPMQNTTITQTSYQQWQYRSIKQFRPELPLWLDLSLQQCTQADPKTRYQAFSELAADLTKPNLVAVEEYKKQPILQRNPVKFWQGVSLILFIALILSVAN, from the coding sequence ATGTCGGCAAATGAAGTAAAGAATATAGAGAAGAACCTAAGTGTAACCGCTCAATTGCAGTTGCACTTTGGTGGTTATTCTTGTGCCGGTAAAAAAGCTGAAAACCAAGATGCGTTCGCAGCTTTTATTCCTAAAGCAAGTGAATTGTCATCCAAAGGAGCGGTTGCTGCCATTGCCGACGGTGTATCAAGTGCCTCCAAAGCGGCAGAAGCTGCACAGCTTGCTGTTACTCAATTTATTGAGCAATATTATTCAACCCCACAAACTTGGTCTACACGTAAGTCGGCAGCAAAAGTATTAACCAGTTTGAATCAATGGCTGTATTCTCAAACCGACTCGATAAGTGGTCAGGCACAACAATGGTTAACCACTTTTTCTGCATTTATTGTTAAGTCATCAACCGGCTATATCTTTCACTTGGGCGACACACGCATCAGTGTTTATAAAAATCAGCAACTTGAAATAATAACCAGTGATCATAATCGTAAACAAGGTGCGAATAACGCAGTGCTTACTCGTGCGCTTGGCGCCGATTCAAGGCTGCAAGTAGATGTTCATCAAGTGGATATTCAAAATGGCGATATTTATGCGTTAACCTGTGATGGTGTGCACGATTATGTATCGGCTAAATATGTTAAACAGCAATTATCTACTCTGCCAAAACATCCTAGCAATATAGAACTTGAACAACTCAGTAAGCAAATTGTTGAATACGCAATTGAGCAAGGCAGTGATGACAATGTTAGCTGCCTATTAGTATATATTCACACAACACCTAATCGACAAACCCAAGAAATAGAGCGCAACTTATTAAGTCGGCGCATTCCTCCAGCCCTTAACGTTGGCACTAAGCTTGATGGCTATAAAATAGCTAAAATTATCCATGCAAGTCACCGCTCGCACCTATATTTAGCGCAACATGAAGAGCAATCAACGCCGGTAGTTCTAAAGGTGCCGTCACAAAACTTTGCCGACGACACCATTTATCTACAAGGCTTTATGCGTGAAGCTTGGGTTGGAGAACGCATTAAGCATAGCAATATAATGCGGGTTAAAAGCGATCAAAAAGATAGCCGTTTTCTTTATCATGTGTGCGAATATATTGAAGGTCAAACCTTAAGCGAGTGGATGTTTGATAACCCCAAGCCAAGTATTGCCCAAGTAAGGGAAATCGTCAGCCAGGTTATTGCCGCACTTAGAACGTTTCAACGCTTAGAATTGGTCCATAGAGATCTTAAACCTGACAATATAATGATCGATAAATTTGGTCAGGTAAAATTAATTGATTATGGTACGGCGCTAATCGCCTCCCTTGATGAAAATAACGACACATTAACCGAAACTGTGCCGCAGGGATCGTTAAATTACATTGCCCCGGAAACGTTATTAGAATTAAGCGCCACCAATGTGAGTGATATATTCTCACTGGGGGTTATTTGCTATGAAATGCTTTGTGGCGAATTACCCTACAAACCGATGCAAAATACTACAATTACTCAAACTAGCTATCAGCAATGGCAATATCGCAGTATTAAACAGTTCAGACCTGAATTGCCATTATGGTTAGACCTAAGCCTGCAACAATGTACACAGGCAGATCCAAAGACAAGGTATCAGGCCTTCTCTGAATTAGCCGCCGACTTAACCAAACCAAATTTAGTCGCCGTTGAAGAATATAAAAAGCAGCCAATTCTTCAGCGCAATCCAGTTAAGTTTTGGCAAGGCGTATCTCTAATTTTATTTATTGCTCTTATCTTGTCAGTGGCCAACTAG
- a CDS encoding aldo/keto reductase, translating to MFKKRQIGNTNLKVTELGFGAATFGNLYRPMADEDAQLSIKKAIDLGLNQFDTAPFYGFGLSERRVGNALREYDSNDFVLSTKVGRILEPCAKAEDKYGFCSPMPFEPKYDYSYDGIMRSFEHSIQRLGLSKIDILYMHDIGRVTHGDDHDRLFKIAMEGGYRAMDELRSQGLVSAIGLGVNEYEVCEQAMDHGYFDCFLLAGRYTLLEQKAIESFLPRCLKENSSIVLGGPYNSGILATGVKRDGVIPHYNYEPASKDIINKVAKIEGICEEYNVPLAAAALQFPLAHPSVVSVIPGLSSANRVETTALQMQYDIPSDFWSALQRSGLLSPDAPVPTDK from the coding sequence ATGTTTAAAAAAAGACAAATAGGAAATACTAACTTAAAGGTAACTGAGTTAGGGTTCGGTGCAGCAACATTTGGCAATTTATACCGTCCTATGGCTGATGAAGATGCACAGCTGAGTATTAAAAAAGCCATCGACCTTGGGTTGAATCAATTTGATACAGCGCCTTTTTATGGCTTTGGTTTAAGCGAACGTCGAGTTGGTAATGCCTTAAGAGAATATGATAGCAATGACTTTGTCCTTTCCACCAAGGTTGGTCGAATTTTAGAGCCTTGCGCCAAAGCTGAAGACAAATATGGTTTTTGTTCACCAATGCCTTTTGAGCCAAAATATGACTACTCATACGACGGCATTATGCGTTCATTTGAGCACAGCATTCAACGACTCGGATTGTCAAAAATTGATATTTTGTACATGCATGATATTGGCCGAGTAACACATGGTGATGACCATGACCGATTATTTAAAATAGCAATGGAAGGTGGCTATAGAGCCATGGATGAGCTTCGTTCACAAGGCTTGGTTTCTGCTATCGGTTTGGGCGTTAACGAATATGAAGTATGTGAACAAGCAATGGATCACGGCTACTTTGATTGTTTCTTACTTGCCGGTCGTTACACCTTATTAGAGCAAAAAGCGATTGAAAGCTTTCTCCCACGTTGTTTAAAAGAAAACAGCTCTATTGTGTTAGGTGGTCCATACAACTCTGGTATTCTTGCCACTGGCGTTAAGCGTGACGGTGTAATTCCTCATTATAATTATGAACCGGCGAGTAAAGATATTATTAATAAAGTCGCCAAAATTGAAGGTATTTGCGAAGAGTATAATGTACCTCTTGCCGCCGCCGCACTGCAGTTTCCTTTAGCTCACCCAAGCGTGGTTAGTGTCATTCCGGGGTTAAGCTCAGCAAATCGAGTAGAAACTACCGCTCTGCAAATGCAATATGATATCCCTAGTGACTTTTGGTCAGCGTTACAACGTTCAGGTTTATTGTCCCCTGATGCGCCAGTGCCTACGGATAAATAG
- the lldD gene encoding FMN-dependent L-lactate dehydrogenase LldD: MIISAPSDYRAAAKKTLPPFLFHYIDGGSYDEHTLRRNVDDLADVALKQRVLNNMTGLDLSTELFGEKLNLPIALSPVGLTGMYARRGEVQAAKAAENKGIPFTMSTVSVCPIEEVAPEIQRPMWFQLYVLKDRGFMKNVLERAKAAGVKTLIFTVDMPIPGARYRDMHSGMSGSFSSARRIFQAMRHPKWAFDVGVFGKPHDLGNVSAYRGEATNLEDYIGWLGNNFDPSISWKDLEWIREFWDGPMVIKGILDVEDAKDAVRFGADGIVVSNHGGRQLDGVLSSTKALPAIADAVKSDLKIFADSGIRSGLDVVRMLALGADCAMLGRSYIYALAAQGQAGVENLLDLYEQEMRVAMTLTGAKSIGDINQNSLMQSL; encoded by the coding sequence ATGATTATTTCAGCCCCTAGCGATTACCGTGCTGCTGCTAAGAAAACCTTGCCGCCATTTTTGTTTCATTACATTGATGGTGGATCTTATGATGAGCATACACTTCGACGTAATGTTGATGATTTAGCTGATGTTGCACTAAAACAACGTGTGTTAAATAACATGACCGGTTTAGACTTGTCGACAGAGCTATTTGGTGAAAAACTTAACCTTCCTATCGCGCTGTCTCCCGTTGGTTTAACGGGTATGTATGCTAGGAGGGGGGAAGTACAAGCAGCAAAGGCCGCTGAAAACAAAGGCATTCCGTTTACCATGTCTACAGTTTCAGTTTGTCCTATAGAAGAGGTGGCACCAGAAATTCAAAGACCTATGTGGTTCCAGCTTTATGTGCTTAAAGACCGAGGCTTTATGAAGAACGTCTTGGAGCGAGCAAAAGCGGCAGGGGTTAAAACACTTATTTTTACCGTTGATATGCCTATTCCAGGTGCGCGTTATCGTGATATGCATTCTGGCATGAGTGGCTCATTCTCTTCTGCTCGCCGCATTTTTCAAGCAATGCGACATCCTAAATGGGCATTTGATGTGGGTGTATTTGGTAAACCCCACGATTTAGGTAACGTTTCAGCTTATCGTGGAGAAGCTACAAATCTTGAAGACTATATTGGTTGGTTGGGTAATAACTTTGACCCGTCAATATCATGGAAAGATTTAGAGTGGATCAGAGAGTTCTGGGATGGCCCAATGGTGATCAAAGGGATCCTTGACGTTGAAGATGCAAAAGATGCAGTGAGGTTTGGTGCTGATGGTATTGTTGTTTCTAATCATGGCGGACGTCAATTAGACGGTGTATTGTCTTCAACCAAAGCATTACCTGCTATTGCTGATGCGGTAAAAAGCGACCTGAAAATTTTTGCAGACTCAGGTATTCGCTCAGGACTAGACGTTGTGCGTATGCTTGCTTTAGGAGCAGATTGCGCCATGTTAGGTCGATCATATATTTATGCATTAGCTGCCCAAGGGCAAGCAGGCGTTGAAAACTTACTTGACCTTTATGAGCAGGAAATGCGAGTAGCAATGACCTTAACTGGCGCGAAAAGTATTGGCGATATAAATCAAAATTCGCTAATGCAATCGCTTTAG
- a CDS encoding UxaA family hydrolase produces the protein MQGYLRADGRKGIRNLVLVTYLVECAHHVAREIVNQSESDDVQLIGFPGCYPNEYSLNIMENLCSHPNVAGVLVVSLGCEGFNREQLSQTIAASGRPVETLVIQKAGGTKSTIAAGLDRVKDLVSAAQKCEMVAMDMSELIVGTICGGSDGTSGIGANPAVGHCFDRLIEQGSACIFEETGELIGCEQIMADRAITPELGEEIMKSVEKAENYYTLMGYGSFAPGNAEGGLTTQEEKSMGAYAKSGSSKIHGLIKPGDIPKQGGLYLMDVVPDDTPLFGFPNISDNAEIMEMIASGSHLILFTTGRGSVVGSAISPVIKVCANPETYENLSDDMDINAGKVITGTATIAQVGDEVFDLVAQVASGKQTKSEELGHQESIITYKRFEAIGPSCLPTVR, from the coding sequence ATGCAAGGATATTTAAGAGCAGATGGTCGCAAAGGTATTCGCAATTTAGTTTTAGTTACCTATTTAGTTGAATGCGCTCATCATGTTGCACGAGAAATTGTCAATCAAAGTGAGTCAGACGATGTGCAATTAATCGGTTTTCCAGGTTGTTACCCTAATGAATATTCTCTAAATATTATGGAAAATCTTTGTTCTCATCCGAACGTTGCCGGCGTGTTGGTTGTTTCATTAGGTTGTGAAGGGTTTAATCGAGAGCAGTTATCACAAACAATAGCAGCCAGTGGAAGACCGGTTGAAACCTTGGTTATACAAAAAGCTGGTGGTACCAAAAGTACAATAGCAGCAGGACTAGATAGAGTTAAAGATCTTGTAAGTGCAGCACAAAAATGTGAAATGGTTGCCATGGATATGAGCGAATTAATAGTTGGTACAATTTGCGGTGGCTCTGATGGCACAAGTGGTATAGGTGCAAACCCTGCCGTTGGACATTGTTTTGACCGATTAATTGAGCAAGGCTCTGCATGTATTTTTGAAGAAACAGGCGAGTTGATTGGCTGTGAACAAATCATGGCTGACCGTGCAATAACGCCAGAGCTTGGTGAAGAAATTATGAAGTCAGTTGAGAAAGCTGAAAATTACTACACCTTAATGGGCTACGGCAGTTTTGCGCCAGGTAATGCTGAAGGCGGATTAACAACTCAAGAAGAGAAGTCCATGGGCGCTTATGCTAAATCGGGTAGCTCTAAAATTCATGGCTTAATTAAACCAGGCGATATCCCTAAACAGGGCGGGCTGTATTTAATGGATGTTGTACCAGATGACACTCCGTTATTTGGTTTCCCAAATATTTCAGATAATGCAGAAATTATGGAAATGATAGCATCGGGCTCTCACCTTATTTTATTTACTACCGGTCGAGGTTCTGTTGTTGGATCTGCTATATCACCTGTGATAAAAGTGTGTGCAAACCCTGAAACGTATGAAAATTTATCTGATGACATGGATATTAATGCAGGTAAAGTTATTACTGGTACCGCTACCATTGCTCAAGTGGGCGATGAAGTATTTGATTTAGTTGCCCAGGTTGCGTCTGGCAAGCAAACTAAGTCAGAAGAATTAGGTCACCAAGAGAGTATTATCACCTATAAAAGGTTTGAAGCGATTGGGCCTTCATGTTTGCCTACTGTCAGATAA
- a CDS encoding amidohydrolase family protein has protein sequence MRIDSHQHFWQVSRGDYDWLTPELESLYRDFQPIDIKPLLSDAKVSKTILVQAAETTAETEYLLELASEHDFIAGVVGWINMESEQGLLDLQRFSQNPFFKGIRPMLQDIDDVNWILKPELAPIFDMLIAKELTFDALILPKHLDVLSILIKRYPNLKVVIDHGAKPSIESGLTTQWYEKISSIARNPSVYCKLSGLVTEAGINPELDKISPYMQHLLLCFGAERLMWGSDWPVVYLSSNYSSWTKQVETFVKSLTTQQQENIWAATAQKFYAIQ, from the coding sequence ATGCGTATAGACTCTCATCAACATTTTTGGCAAGTATCTCGAGGTGATTATGACTGGTTAACGCCAGAATTAGAGAGCTTATACAGAGACTTTCAGCCAATCGATATTAAACCACTACTAAGTGATGCAAAGGTGAGTAAAACCATTTTAGTTCAAGCGGCCGAAACAACTGCAGAAACCGAATATTTGTTAGAGCTCGCTAGCGAGCATGACTTTATCGCGGGTGTTGTCGGTTGGATAAATATGGAAAGTGAGCAAGGCTTACTCGATTTACAACGTTTTAGTCAAAATCCTTTTTTTAAAGGAATAAGACCAATGCTGCAAGATATTGACGATGTTAACTGGATACTCAAACCTGAGCTTGCCCCTATTTTTGACATGTTAATTGCTAAAGAATTAACCTTTGATGCCTTGATTTTGCCTAAGCATTTAGATGTTTTGTCTATCTTAATTAAGCGATACCCGAACCTTAAAGTAGTGATAGATCACGGCGCCAAACCTTCTATAGAGAGCGGCTTAACGACACAGTGGTATGAAAAAATATCTAGCATTGCGCGTAACCCTTCAGTTTACTGTAAATTATCCGGTTTAGTGACTGAAGCCGGAATTAATCCAGAACTCGATAAAATCAGCCCTTATATGCAGCATCTTTTATTATGCTTTGGCGCTGAACGATTAATGTGGGGAAGTGATTGGCCAGTTGTTTACCTTAGTTCCAATTATTCAAGTTGGACAAAACAAGTAGAGACTTTCGTTAAGTCATTAACCACACAACAACAAGAAAATATTTGGGCTGCTACGGCGCAAAAATTCTATGCAATTCAATAG
- a CDS encoding UxaA family hydrolase → MIDQRFVLLSKEDNVFVCCEQVKAGVEVCLEERMLTIQTEINVGHKIARFDLIQGDKVIKYGAPIGSTTENIAFGEHVHMHNMKSDYIASHTRQKRAGEE, encoded by the coding sequence ATGATTGATCAGCGTTTTGTTTTATTAAGCAAGGAAGATAATGTTTTTGTCTGTTGTGAGCAGGTAAAGGCTGGTGTTGAAGTATGCTTAGAGGAAAGAATGCTGACCATTCAGACCGAAATTAATGTGGGTCACAAAATTGCCAGATTTGACTTAATCCAAGGTGACAAAGTGATCAAGTATGGTGCACCAATTGGTTCAACAACCGAAAATATAGCGTTTGGCGAGCATGTTCATATGCATAATATGAAAAGCGATTATATCGCCAGTCATACTCGTCAAAAGCGAGCAGGAGAAGAATAA
- the fucP gene encoding L-fucose:H+ symporter permease yields the protein MTEQTIPTNEGASSMQDNTIVTTPTEVVPKKYLISFILITLCFPLWGFANDITNPLVKAFSKVLQMSAAEGTWVQVAFYGGYGAMAIPAAIFIKKFSYKAGLMLGLGFYALGALLFLPAAGAQSFTAFLLAFFVMTCGLSFLETSANPYVLSMGPAATATQRLNLAQAFNPVGSLLGMFVATQFIIQKLNPATDAERRELAAQGSQSALDQLSLITANDLAVIRDPYLAIGAVVILMLVIIAIKKMPRTEEKSTNLDIKGTFKRLTANQNYREGVVAQMFYVGAQIMCWTFIIHYGTEVFMKLGMTEQAAEAKSQMFNIYAMVIFCLSRFVCTFLLKYINPGKLLMVLAAGGMCFTGATIFLEGIMGMYALVGISACMSLMFPTIYGIALTGTGDDAKLGAAGLIMAIVGGTFLPMAQATIIDMNVVFNSFSATKASFILPLLCFVVIAIYGKRSQQHLPN from the coding sequence ATGACAGAGCAAACTATACCAACCAACGAGGGTGCTAGCAGTATGCAAGACAATACTATTGTGACAACTCCAACCGAAGTGGTACCAAAGAAGTATTTAATCTCATTTATATTAATCACCTTATGTTTTCCTCTTTGGGGATTCGCAAATGATATTACCAACCCGTTGGTAAAAGCATTTTCAAAGGTGTTGCAAATGTCAGCTGCTGAAGGCACTTGGGTACAGGTGGCGTTTTACGGTGGTTATGGTGCAATGGCGATTCCTGCAGCTATTTTTATTAAAAAATTCTCCTATAAAGCAGGGCTAATGTTGGGGCTCGGTTTTTATGCACTGGGTGCCTTGCTGTTTCTCCCAGCAGCAGGCGCTCAGTCATTTACTGCATTTTTATTAGCCTTTTTTGTGATGACTTGTGGTTTATCATTTTTAGAAACCAGTGCTAACCCTTATGTATTGTCTATGGGGCCGGCGGCTACAGCAACACAACGTTTAAATTTGGCGCAAGCGTTTAATCCGGTAGGTTCATTACTTGGTATGTTTGTCGCCACTCAGTTTATTATTCAAAAATTAAATCCTGCAACAGATGCTGAGCGCAGAGAATTAGCAGCGCAAGGTTCACAAAGTGCCCTAGATCAGCTATCGCTAATAACGGCAAACGACTTAGCGGTTATTCGCGACCCTTATTTAGCGATTGGTGCCGTGGTTATTTTAATGCTGGTTATTATAGCGATTAAAAAAATGCCACGCACAGAAGAGAAATCTACGAATTTAGATATTAAAGGAACCTTCAAGCGTCTAACGGCTAATCAAAATTATCGTGAAGGTGTTGTAGCGCAAATGTTTTATGTTGGCGCGCAAATAATGTGTTGGACCTTCATTATTCATTACGGTACTGAAGTTTTTATGAAGCTGGGAATGACTGAACAAGCGGCAGAAGCTAAATCGCAAATGTTTAATATTTATGCCATGGTCATTTTTTGTTTAAGCCGATTTGTTTGCACGTTTTTATTAAAGTACATCAACCCAGGTAAGTTACTAATGGTACTTGCTGCTGGTGGTATGTGCTTTACTGGCGCAACTATTTTCCTTGAAGGCATTATGGGCATGTATGCCTTAGTTGGTATTTCTGCTTGTATGTCACTAATGTTCCCAACCATTTATGGTATTGCTTTAACCGGCACTGGGGATGATGCTAAGTTAGGCGCAGCTGGGCTTATTATGGCAATTGTCGGCGGAACATTCTTACCAATGGCACAGGCAACAATTATTGATATGAACGTTGTATTCAACAGTTTTTCAGCAACAAAAGCATCGTTTATATTACCGCTACTTTGTTTTGTAGTGATTGCGATTTACGGTAAACGTTCTCAGCAACATTTACCAAACTAA
- a CDS encoding L-rhamnose mutarotase produces MTKRHCFALDLKDDPSLIAEYKKYHSAEHIWPEIVASIKGSGIESLDIYLVGNRLFMIMEVNETFSFEDKQTADESNPKVVAWEDLMWTFQQQLPWAKGNEKWLLMEQIFTL; encoded by the coding sequence ATGACCAAACGACATTGCTTTGCTCTGGATCTAAAGGATGATCCAAGCTTAATTGCAGAATATAAAAAATACCATAGTGCAGAGCATATTTGGCCAGAGATAGTTGCCAGTATTAAAGGCTCAGGCATTGAATCATTAGACATATACCTTGTCGGTAACCGTTTATTTATGATCATGGAAGTTAATGAAACCTTTTCATTTGAAGATAAACAAACAGCCGATGAAAGTAATCCTAAAGTGGTTGCCTGGGAAGATTTAATGTGGACATTTCAGCAGCAATTGCCTTGGGCAAAAGGTAATGAAAAATGGCTGTTGATGGAACAAATTTTTACGCTTTAA
- a CDS encoding fumarylacetoacetate hydrolase family protein, translated as MKLLRVGDLGQEKPAILDDAGVIRDLSAHIADIDGDFFANGNPEKIAALDLNSLPVLDNNLRKGAVISKVGKFICVGLNYADHAAESGMDVPSEPVLFMKATSSIIGPNDTVLMPPKSEKSDWEVELGVVIGKETKYVSEADALDHVAGYCVVNDLSEREFQIEKEGQWCKGKGCDTFGPIGPYLVTTDEITDSNELDIWLELNGERVQDGNTRTMVYKVPFLVSYISQFMSLQPGDIISTGTPPGVGLGFNPPKYLKEGDTMRLGISGLGVQQQKVERYKA; from the coding sequence ATGAAATTATTACGAGTAGGTGACTTAGGTCAAGAAAAGCCTGCAATACTAGATGACGCTGGTGTTATTCGCGATTTATCTGCTCATATTGCTGATATTGATGGAGATTTTTTTGCAAACGGCAATCCTGAAAAAATTGCTGCGCTTGATCTGAACTCATTACCTGTGCTTGATAATAACTTACGTAAAGGCGCAGTTATTTCAAAGGTAGGTAAGTTCATTTGCGTGGGCTTAAATTACGCTGATCATGCTGCAGAATCCGGAATGGATGTACCTTCAGAGCCGGTATTGTTTATGAAAGCGACTTCTTCAATCATTGGTCCAAACGATACTGTATTAATGCCGCCAAAGTCAGAGAAGTCTGATTGGGAAGTAGAGCTTGGTGTCGTTATAGGTAAAGAAACAAAATACGTATCTGAAGCTGATGCTTTAGATCATGTTGCCGGTTACTGTGTAGTGAATGATTTGTCTGAGCGCGAATTTCAAATAGAAAAAGAAGGCCAATGGTGTAAAGGCAAAGGGTGCGATACTTTTGGCCCAATTGGTCCTTATCTGGTAACAACAGACGAAATAACAGATTCTAATGAATTAGATATTTGGTTAGAGCTAAACGGTGAACGTGTCCAAGATGGTAATACACGTACCATGGTTTACAAAGTACCATTCCTAGTTTCTTATATTAGTCAGTTTATGAGCTTACAACCGGGCGATATTATTAGTACCGGAACACCTCCAGGAGTTGGCTTAGGCTTTAATCCACCTAAATACTTAAAAGAAGGCGATACCATGCGCTTAGGTATTTCAGGACTCGGTGTGCAACAACAAAAAGTTGAACGATACAAAGCTTAG